One part of the Solanum dulcamara chromosome 3, daSolDulc1.2, whole genome shotgun sequence genome encodes these proteins:
- the LOC129882963 gene encoding sucrose synthase 2-like, which translates to MSNLKLTRVPSMRERVEDTLSAHRNQLVALLSRYVAQGKGILQPHHLIDEFDNAVCDDTACVKLKEGPFYEILKSTQEAIVLPPFVAIAVRPRPGVWEYVRVNVYDLSVEQLTIPEYLRFKEELVDGQDNNLFVLELDFEPFNASVPRPSRSSSIGNGVQFLNRHLSSSMFCSKESLEPLLDFLRGHNHKGNVLMLNERIQRISRLESSLNKADDFLSKLPPDTPYNEFEYALQEMGFEKGWGDTAKRVLETMHLLSDILQAPDPSTLETFLGRLPMVFNVVILSPHGYFGQANVLGLPDTGGQVVYILDQVRALEAEMLLRIKRQGLNFKPRILVVTRLIPDAQGTTCNQRLERISGTEYSHILRVPFRTENGVLHKWISRFDVWPYLEKFTEDVAGEMSAELQGVPDLIIGNYSDGNLVASLLAYKLGITQCTIAHALEKTKYPDSDIYWKKFEEKYHFSCQFTADLLSMNHSDFIITSTYQEIAGTKNTVGQYESHTAFTLPGLYRVVHGIDVFDPKFNIVSPGADMTIYFPYSDKEKRLTSLHGSIEKLLFDPEQNEVHIGNLNDQSKPIIFSMARLDRVKNITGLVECYAKNATLRELANLVVVAGYNDVKKSNDREEIAEIEKMHALMKEHNLDGQFRWISAQMNRARNGELYRYIADKRGIFVQPAFYEAFGLTVVEAMTCGLPTFATCHGGPMEIIEDGVSGYHIDPYHPNIAAELMVEFFQRCKQDPTHWEKISASGLQRILDRYTWNIYSERLMTLAGVYGFWKLVSKLERRETRRYLEMFYILKYRQLVKSVPLAIDDKH; encoded by the exons ATATGTGGCACAGGGGAAGGGGATATTGCAACCTCACCATTTAATTGATGAGTTCGATAATGCTGTATGTGATGACACTGCTTGTGTGAAGCTCAAAGAAGGACCCTTTTATGAAATCTTGAAATCTACTCAG GAAGCCATTGTGCTCCCACCATTTGTTGCTATAGCAGTTCGTCCAAGGCCAGGTGTTTGGGAATATGTTCGTGTTAACGTATATGATCTTAGTGTTGAACAATTGACTATTCCTGAATATCTTCGTTTCAAGGAAGAACTTGTGGATGGACA GGATAATAATCTCTTTGTGCTTGAGCTGGATTTTGAGCCATTTAATGCATCAGTTCCTCGTCCATCACGATCATCATCCATTGGCAATGGAGTCCAATTCCTCAATCGGCATTTGTCCTCAAGTATGTTCTGCAGCAAAGAATCTCTGGAGCCGTTACTTGATTTCCTTAGAGGACACAATCATAAAGGGAAT GTCTTGATGTTGAACGAACGTATACAGAGAATCTCCAGGCTGGAGTCATCTCTTAATAAAGCAGATGATTTTCTCTCAAAGCTGCCACCAGATACACCCTATAATGAGTTTGAATATGC ATTGCAAGAAATGGGCTTTGAGAAAGGTTGGGGTGATACAGCAAAACGTGTTTTGGAGACGATGCATCTGCTTTCTGACATTCTTCAGGCTCCTGATCCCTCAACCTTGGAGACTTTTCTTGGTAGATTACCAATGGTGTTCAATGTTGTCATATTATCTCCTCATGGATACTTTGGCCAAGCAAATGTCTTGGGTTTGCCGGATACTGGTGGACAG GTTGTCTATATACTGGATCAAGTGCGTGCCTTGGAGGCCGAAATGCTTCTTAGAATAAAGCGACAAGGACTTAACTTCAAGCCTAGAATCCTTGTT GTCACCCGACTGATACCTGATGCTCAAGGAACCACGTGCAACCAGCGTTTGGAGAGAATTAGTGGAACTGAATACTCGCATATTTTACGTGTCCCTTTCAGGACAGAGAATGGAGTCCTTCATAAATGGATATCTAGGTTTGATGTATGGCCTTACCTGGAGAAGTTTACTGAG GATGTGGCAGGTGAAATGTCTGCTGAGCTCCAGGGAGTACCCGATCTGATTATTGGCAACTACAGTGATGGAAATTTAGTTGCCTCCCTGTTAGCATATAAACTGGGCATCACACAG TGTACCATTGCTCATGCTTTGGAGAAAACAAAGTATCCTGATTCTGACATCTATTGGAAAAAGTTTGAGGagaaatatcatttttcatgtCAGTTTACTGCTGATCTACTTTCAATGAATCATTCAGATTTTATAATCACCAGTACCTATCAAGAGATTGCAGGAAC GAAGAATACTGTTGGTCAGTACGAGAGTCATACTGCTTTCACTCTCCCAGGCCTATATCGTGTTGTCCATGGCATTGATGTTTTTGATCCCAAATTCAATATAGTGTCTCCTGGAGCCGACATGACAATTTACTTCCCATATTCTGACAAGGAAAAGAGACTAACATCTTTGCATGGCTCGATTGAGAAGTTGTTATTTGATCCTGAGCAGAATGAAGTGCATAT AGGCAACCTGAATGATCAATCAAAACCCATAATTTTTTCAATGGCAAGGCTTGACCGGGTCAAGAACATTACGGGACTAGTTGAGTGCTATGCTAAAAATGCCACACTCAGGGAATTGGCGAACCTTGTTGTAGTAGCTGGATACAACGATGTAAAGAAATCCAATGATAGAGAAGAAATAGCAGAAATTGAGAAGATGCATGCTCTTATGAAGGAACATAACTTGGATGGTCAATTCAGATGGATATCAGCCCAAATGAACCGGGCACGTAATGGTGAGCTCTATCGCTATATAGCTGACAAGAGAGGTATATTTGTTCAG CCTGCATTTTATGAAGCGTTTGGACTCACGGTGGTTGAAGCAATGACTTGTGGTCTTCCAACATTTGCAACTTGTCATGGTGGTCCTATGGAGATCATTGAAGACGGTGTATCCGGGTACCATATAGATCCTTATCATCCCAATATAGCTGCTGAGCTCATGGTAGAATTCTTCCAACGCTGCAAACAAGATCCTACTCACTGGGAAAAAATATCTGCATCTGGTCTACAAAGGATTCTCGACAG gTATACATGGAATATTTACTCGGAGAGGCTGATGACTTTGGCTGGTGTATATGGTTTCTGGAAGCTTGTTTCAAAACTCGAGAGGCGTGAAACTAGACGATACCTCGAGATGTTCTACATTCTCAAATACCGCCAGTTG GTAAAATCTGTTCCTCTAGCAATTGATGACAAGCACTAA